A window of the Rhizobium brockwellii genome harbors these coding sequences:
- a CDS encoding epoxide hydrolase family protein has protein sequence MAMLNVLKHRDVSRRSLLSGFAAAGITAVLLPRASDAADVVVASEEIRPFKVDVSEAALTDLRRRLTETRWPDGETVMDRSQGVQPDRLKELVRYWQSSYDWRKAESRLNAFPQFLTNIDGLDIHFIHVRSRHENALPLIMTHGWPGSVFELLNVIGPLTDPTAHGGTAEDAFHLVIPSIPGFGFSGKPPATGWNPQRIAVAWDVLMKRLNYDRYVSQGGDWGAIISDALGRQAPEGLLAIHVNRVERATTFPSDAAQALKNGGPAPDSLSADEKVVFVEARDFLNNGFGYAAIMSTRPETVGYGIADSPVGLAAWLYDKIADWVYTRGDPEQALGKDAILDNITLYWLTNTGPSSGRIYWENVMSGAKLTAVKVPVAVTVFPGEVYKPPRHWLSKAYPKLIYYNRASKGGHFAAWEEPELFSHEIRDAFRSLRS, from the coding sequence ATGGCAATGCTGAACGTTTTGAAACACCGCGACGTATCGCGCCGCTCGCTGCTGTCAGGCTTTGCCGCGGCCGGCATAACCGCTGTGCTCCTTCCGCGCGCGTCCGACGCCGCTGATGTCGTTGTCGCGTCCGAGGAGATCCGACCGTTCAAGGTTGATGTCTCCGAGGCGGCGCTTACAGACCTCAGGCGGCGTCTCACCGAGACCCGCTGGCCCGACGGCGAAACCGTCATGGACCGTTCGCAGGGCGTTCAGCCCGACAGGCTGAAGGAACTGGTGCGCTACTGGCAGTCGTCCTATGACTGGCGGAAGGCGGAGAGCAGGCTGAATGCATTTCCGCAGTTTCTCACCAATATCGATGGACTGGACATCCATTTCATCCATGTCCGCTCCCGTCATGAAAACGCGCTGCCGCTGATCATGACTCACGGCTGGCCAGGTTCGGTCTTCGAACTGCTTAATGTCATCGGGCCGCTCACGGATCCGACGGCGCATGGCGGCACGGCGGAAGACGCCTTCCATCTGGTGATCCCTTCGATTCCAGGATTCGGCTTCTCCGGGAAACCTCCGGCAACAGGTTGGAACCCCCAGCGGATAGCCGTTGCCTGGGACGTGCTGATGAAGCGACTGAACTATGACCGCTATGTCTCGCAGGGCGGCGACTGGGGCGCGATCATCAGCGACGCCTTGGGTCGGCAGGCACCCGAAGGGCTGCTCGCGATCCATGTCAACCGAGTCGAGCGTGCTACGACTTTCCCGTCGGACGCAGCGCAGGCTCTTAAAAATGGAGGCCCGGCTCCCGACAGCTTGTCTGCAGATGAAAAGGTTGTCTTCGTTGAGGCCCGGGACTTCCTCAACAACGGCTTCGGCTACGCAGCGATCATGAGCACACGGCCGGAGACGGTCGGCTACGGTATTGCGGATTCTCCAGTTGGCCTGGCCGCCTGGCTTTACGACAAGATCGCCGACTGGGTGTATACACGCGGCGATCCCGAACAGGCTCTTGGCAAGGATGCGATCCTCGACAACATCACACTGTATTGGCTGACGAACACCGGCCCCTCGAGTGGTCGGATCTATTGGGAAAACGTCATGTCGGGCGCCAAGCTCACGGCCGTCAAAGTACCGGTCGCCGTCACAGTGTTCCCCGGCGAGGTCTACAAGCCGCCAAGGCATTGGCTGTCAAAAGCCTATCCGAAGCTCATCTACTATAATCGCGCTTCCAAGGGCGGTCACTTCGCCGCTTGGGAGGAGCCAGAACTCTTTAGTCATGAGATCAGGGACGCTTTCAGAAGCCTGCGGTCTTAA
- a CDS encoding VOC family protein yields the protein MNDITQSRQLAADPNKVRSLPGHATVGTNDLDAASVFYDRLLAVFGIGRVLVQPNRAIYYGHRTLEFGIIKPFDGRPATVGNGGMVAFEAPSRSKVDEAHATALAAGGSDEGAPGPRGENGAGPYCAYFRDPEGNKFLIFRSGADAA from the coding sequence ATGAACGACATTACCCAAAGCAGACAGCTGGCAGCCGACCCCAACAAGGTCCGCAGCCTCCCTGGCCACGCCACTGTCGGCACGAATGATCTGGATGCCGCGTCGGTATTCTACGACAGACTTCTGGCCGTGTTCGGAATCGGACGAGTCCTCGTCCAGCCTAACCGAGCCATCTACTACGGTCATCGCACGCTCGAATTCGGCATCATCAAGCCGTTCGATGGCCGCCCTGCCACCGTCGGCAACGGTGGAATGGTTGCTTTCGAAGCTCCGTCCCGTTCAAAGGTCGACGAAGCCCATGCAACGGCATTGGCAGCGGGCGGCTCGGACGAAGGGGCTCCTGGTCCGCGTGGCGAGAACGGTGCGGGTCCTTACTGCGCATATTTTCGCGATCCGGAAGGCAACAAGTTTCTGATCTTTCGTTCCGGCGCCGACGCGGCCTGA
- a CDS encoding alpha/beta fold hydrolase, whose translation MSKDKTVNAASVAATPASHSSEAFASTQAAHAAVGFIEIDEVLTLRRMIVRAPAPKGTVLFLHGFPETLTVWNDIATTLALDYDVHAFDWPGYGQSSRPASERFSYAPRAYAQVLKAYIERAGIDRSKLVIYATDIGALPVLLLALDEPTIARQLIVGDFAPFDRPQYMWENLQNLKAEPTASPTRAHMNKTSDEILQNVHRRGLSPAEQFDLPADVQQDMTRSWSLDGMTSADAFAHYYANFTGDQHYLEANLTRLKTPVKVVWGEKDIYITSEMGIEFAGKIDAKVDILSGVGHFPHLQNSKQTVEEIRASFR comes from the coding sequence ATGTCTAAGGACAAAACCGTAAATGCTGCATCAGTTGCGGCAACTCCCGCTTCCCACTCGTCTGAAGCCTTCGCTTCTACGCAAGCCGCGCACGCCGCCGTCGGCTTCATCGAGATCGACGAAGTCCTGACGCTGAGGAGGATGATTGTTCGCGCCCCCGCGCCAAAAGGCACCGTGCTTTTCCTGCATGGATTTCCGGAAACGCTGACAGTCTGGAACGACATCGCGACAACGCTTGCTCTCGACTACGACGTCCATGCCTTCGATTGGCCGGGCTACGGGCAATCGTCGCGCCCGGCTTCGGAACGGTTTTCCTATGCCCCGAGGGCGTACGCCCAGGTGTTAAAGGCCTATATCGAACGGGCAGGCATCGATCGATCGAAGCTCGTGATCTACGCGACTGACATCGGTGCCCTCCCCGTCCTGCTGCTTGCTCTCGACGAGCCGACGATCGCCAGGCAGCTCATCGTCGGAGACTTCGCGCCGTTCGACCGACCGCAATATATGTGGGAGAACCTGCAGAACCTCAAAGCCGAGCCGACCGCTTCGCCGACCCGGGCCCACATGAATAAGACGAGCGACGAGATCCTCCAGAACGTGCACAGGCGCGGCCTCTCTCCCGCTGAACAATTCGATCTGCCGGCTGACGTCCAGCAGGACATGACCCGTTCTTGGAGCCTTGACGGGATGACTTCAGCGGATGCCTTCGCTCATTACTATGCGAATTTCACCGGCGATCAGCATTATCTCGAGGCCAACCTCACCCGGCTGAAGACGCCCGTGAAGGTGGTCTGGGGCGAGAAGGACATCTACATCACAAGCGAGATGGGCATCGAGTTCGCCGGCAAGATCGATGCAAAAGTCGATATCCTCTCAGGTGTCGGTCACTTCCCGCATCTTCAGAACTCGAAACAAACGGTTGAAGAGATCCGCGCATCATTCAGATAA
- a CDS encoding LysR family transcriptional regulator — protein sequence MDRLEAMRMLLAVVDAGSISAGSRKLNAPLPSVSRKVAELERHLGANLIVRTSRNLQLTDAGRDYVDAARKIMADLEEAERRASGEYQTPRGVLTITMPIEYGSRYVLPVALSFMEKYPEVSLNLLSLDRTVDLVSEQVDIAIRLGELADSALHAVKIGEFRLLTCASPAYLERHGTPERPGDLIHRDGIIFNKRTFFWTFDVDGTPMEAVPCNRLEVNTAANCVAAAVGGAGIARLFDYQVPDELASGALVPILRDFDGAPQPIHIVYARQGLLALKVRAFVDWSLPRLRESSQR from the coding sequence ATGGATCGTCTCGAAGCGATGCGCATGTTGCTGGCCGTCGTCGACGCCGGAAGCATCTCGGCCGGCAGCAGGAAGCTCAACGCGCCTCTACCCAGCGTCAGTCGCAAGGTGGCCGAACTTGAACGCCATCTTGGGGCGAACCTCATCGTTCGCACCAGCCGTAATCTTCAGCTTACCGATGCGGGGCGCGACTATGTCGACGCCGCCCGAAAGATCATGGCGGATCTGGAGGAGGCCGAGCGAAGGGCGTCCGGGGAATACCAGACACCCAGAGGCGTGCTGACGATCACGATGCCGATCGAGTACGGCAGCCGCTACGTCCTGCCCGTTGCGCTGAGCTTTATGGAAAAATATCCCGAGGTATCGCTGAACCTTCTGTCGCTCGACCGCACGGTCGATCTCGTGTCCGAGCAGGTGGATATCGCGATCCGTCTCGGCGAGCTCGCCGACAGCGCCCTCCATGCCGTCAAGATCGGTGAATTCCGCCTATTGACCTGCGCCAGCCCCGCCTATCTTGAGCGGCATGGCACACCTGAGCGTCCCGGCGATCTCATCCATCGAGACGGGATCATCTTCAACAAGCGGACATTCTTCTGGACATTCGACGTCGACGGCACGCCGATGGAGGCGGTGCCCTGCAACCGGCTGGAGGTAAATACCGCGGCGAACTGCGTGGCGGCGGCCGTCGGCGGGGCGGGGATCGCGCGGCTGTTCGATTATCAGGTTCCCGACGAACTGGCGTCTGGCGCGCTCGTTCCCATCCTCCGCGATTTCGACGGCGCGCCGCAGCCTATTCATATCGTCTACGCCCGCCAGGGGCTTCTCGCCTTGAAGGTACGGGCTTTCGTCGACTGGTCATTGCCACGGCTGCGCGAGTCATCACAAAGATAA
- a CDS encoding DUF599 domain-containing protein: MDFLNVAAIVFFLLVWVAVEPLMAAGWPRRNDSLSVDMVRIRTAWMREVLTRDNNFIGDAAILGHTINSASFFGSANLIVIVGLSGALFMEPNYGSGGGLIAMFAAQDPAWFFQCKVLLIMATLLRGLSDFIWAVRQINYCLAAIGASPSRDEERDIAGWTNALTLVLNPALRSFSVGVRSYYFTFAAAFWFLGPIPFAVATILSVGILIWRQSWSDAAKGIMAIRKLLD; this comes from the coding sequence ATGGATTTTCTGAACGTCGCGGCGATCGTTTTCTTCCTTCTCGTCTGGGTGGCGGTCGAGCCTTTGATGGCAGCGGGATGGCCGAGAAGGAACGATAGCCTTTCCGTCGATATGGTGCGCATTCGCACAGCCTGGATGCGCGAGGTTCTGACGCGTGACAACAACTTCATCGGCGACGCCGCGATCCTTGGGCACACGATCAATTCGGCATCCTTCTTCGGCTCCGCCAATCTCATCGTCATCGTTGGGCTCAGCGGCGCGCTGTTCATGGAGCCGAACTATGGGTCGGGTGGCGGGCTGATCGCAATGTTTGCGGCCCAGGACCCAGCGTGGTTTTTCCAGTGCAAAGTCCTCCTGATCATGGCGACGCTGCTGCGGGGACTATCCGATTTCATCTGGGCGGTCCGGCAGATCAACTACTGCCTGGCGGCGATCGGGGCGAGCCCATCCCGCGATGAGGAGAGGGACATCGCCGGCTGGACGAACGCCCTGACCCTGGTTTTGAACCCTGCGCTTCGATCGTTCAGCGTCGGCGTCCGGTCTTATTACTTCACCTTCGCAGCCGCCTTCTGGTTTCTCGGGCCAATCCCCTTCGCTGTTGCGACCATCCTGAGCGTCGGCATTTTGATCTGGCGTCAATCCTGGTCGGATGCCGCAAAGGGGATCATGGCCATACGCAAGCTGCTTGACTAG